In Spea bombifrons isolate aSpeBom1 chromosome 5, aSpeBom1.2.pri, whole genome shotgun sequence, the sequence AGACAGACATAACCACAGCCCATTTAAGATGCTTTATGGGCTTCATAAGCATCGCGTTTGCTCGCCAATCGACAATCTATCCTTGCAGTCATGGAAACTGGTCATGGTACATTCAGTTAGCGTGACgccacaataataataaaagaaaaactcaGGAAATATTCTGCTTTAGAAATATCACTTAATGAACTGGATATGTCAATCTGCCGCAAGTCTAGTTTGACAGCCAAATTCAGCAAGCAAGGCTGCCAGATTttggcagaaaaaaacccaGGCCAATGGGACTTTGGAAGAACATTTCATGAtcgttttttttatgtgaaaattgCAAATGCAGCTGTCAGAACCATTAGATATGAAACCCAACAATCTAGCCGGTCGTTTCACAATGAAATCTAGAATATTAGATTTGGGTCTTTTGTAATAAACAATGAATCCCACAATTAAACTGTTAGCTTCAATTTCGCAGCCTACAGAACTGATTTGATTGAATAAATTTAGTAATCTGACTTTAAACGGCAAGAAAAATATTCCAGAGCCATTCCGAAAACCGGATTACTTTTAATTGATACTTAATTTAgtgttaatattaattaatatttttctctaACATAACCttctggaatatatatatatatatatatatatatatttctatatatatatatatatatctcactcTCAACTATTTATTAGGTATACAGAAGAGTAAGAGAGCTATAGAGTAGTTATTTTATTAACCGATACACTGTAGCAAACGTTTATTTTCTAGACAAATAAACAAAGCCTTCCATTTCAACAGAGAATGTCCTGTTATTGCCCCAtgccctttaaatatataaatattaatttatatgataACCCCTGCAGTCATAAATAGATCTTTGTGTGTGTTAACCCTTTATAGTCACCATCTTATTTATcagtataaattattttaggtataaattaaataaatattgaactAATGAATGTTCTCATATTTGAAGAACTGATTACAATAACCTTTTTCATTTGCATATACTGCTACTGATTCTCTTTGCTTCTGCTCTAATAAAGGCTCAAACCTCTGACTTAAGAAATGTTACCAAGCTGAATCAGATGCTTCTGCCCCAAAGAAGTGTTAAAGCTCTGATTTATGACCAGTTTAAGAAATATTTCCAGTCTGAATCTGATTTTCTCTGCttctgttctaaaaaaaaaaaaggttaaagctCTGATTTATTAAATGTTGAACAGTAAATATGCCATACCAGACATTAGCCTTCCTTGCCTTCCAGCTTTCGCTGGCTGTAACCCTTACCTAAACTAATACATATCAGTGATACTCAACCTCTGGCACAGCAGCTGAGGGTGGTTGGCTGAGGGTATTTAGAGTTGCAGTCCAGAACAGCTAGAGTTGCTTGTGTCTGAACAGGCAGCTGAGACATTTCACAGGCAGCCTTGTGAATGGGCAGACTTAGAGTCTAACAGACTGCATGTAAATATCACACCAGCTCCAGGAGAAGGAGGGCTTACTTTCCCTTTCATCTTCTCCCCCTTCACTATTGGGAAGCTCACTTGTCActgacagagagagaggcagcAGGCTTATAGCTGGTGGAGCTGGGCTATGCAGATCAGCTGGTGGATCACTCTGACGTAGGGATTCGCATGTCTTATTAAATACCTAAGACCTGCTTTCCTTCCCACACTCCAGAGCTTGAGTACTGAACGTGGATCTGGATCCAGGGACCTGAGAGTGCTGTGAGTGGGGCTGCATTCCACCCTCTGCTCTAGATGCTCACGATCCACATGCTGCAGCACTGGGTGCCACTCATGGATCGGGGTGACTCCTCTGCTGATCAGCGCACCATTGAGTAGAATGTTGGGATAAAGAAGGTGGGTGGGCTTTGGATTTGTTCTGTTTGGTATCGATTGCGAGAAGTCTCGCAAACTGAGATCATGTCTGTGCTGGGAATGGGGGCTGTTTGTGTCCAAGAACTTCAGAGTTTATTTTACTGGGGACCAGGGGAGAGCCAGAGCAGCAAACTGGCTGACCATACCAAGATGTACCCTCCTAAAGCAAGGGTGATGTACCTCTCCCCAGGCTCTGGATGGGCTCCCACTCACTAGCTACACTGTATCCTCCTTGTGAGTGCTACCCATTTGCACCAGAGATTAGAATGGAATGGAACATTACAGTAACTGCCAATGGAAGCACAGgggcagatcattttgccaagCACCGCTTCTCTGTGTTCAGTGTCCTCATACTAACTCTACTGGCCATGCTGGTGATAGCCACCTTCCTTTGGAATGTACTAGTGCTGGTGACCATTCTAAGAGTAAGAACTTTCCACCGAGTGCCCCACAATCTGGTGGCATCTATGGCAATCTCAGATGTGATGGTGGCTGCCTTGGTGATGCCCCTAAGCTTGGTGCATGAGCTGAATGACCGCCGCTGGAGGTTGGGTAGGATTCTTTGTCATATCTGGATCTCCTTTGATGTTCTGTGCTGCACAGCCAGCATCTGGAATGTGACAGCCATCGCCTTGGACAGGTACTGGTCCATCACCAGACACCTGGAATACACTCTGAAGACAAGAAAGAGAATTTCTAATATAATGATCCTGTTGACTTGGCTACTTTCTGCTGTCATCTCCCTGTCCCCACTTTTTGGGTGGGGAGAGACCTACTCAGAGGTGAATGAAGAGTGCCAAGTTAGCCAGGATCCATTCTACACCATCTTCTCCACCTTTGGAGCATTTTACCTGCCTCTTTGTGTGGTTCTTTTTGTCTATTGGAAAATCTACAAAGCTGCTAAATTTCGGATTGGGTCTAAAAAATCAAACACCATCACTCCAATGCCAGAAGTCATAGAGGTGGGTtctctaatttatttattatttttaaaatgtactgtttaaccccttgaagtGCATGAGATGCACATTACTGACTCCcacacatctctctctctcagactTAACTGGGTGGGTGTAAATATAATGCTTTTGCAGCTATGCGTATGAAAGTTGACACTTTAAGTGCCAAAGTGGAGGGTACAGCCCCATATTCTAACATCAAAAGGtgcacacaaataaaatgttacttttattaaaatactacTTTTCCTTTACTTGCTTTTGTGCTATGTCCTGTcttatacaaagaaaaaaaaacatgtttactttgttagacataaaaataatacaaataataagaacacgctgttaataaataaaaataaataaactgtgtAAATGTTAAAAAGCATGTGACTCCAGCTTCTGTTagctacaactcccatggtGGGTTTTAGTATCTGCACATGTATTGTTATACATGATGTTTATATTTGGTTGCTTTTAATGCCATTTGCTGTCTTTGTGGTCTTTCTTTTGCCTTGGGGACGAGTATCATGAGTATCCCCTTTTTTGACTCTGGGCTAGTGGAACTGACAGATACCCCTTGTGTCTTACAGGTAAAAGAAGCCTCTCATCAGCCTCAGATGGTCTTCACTGTCAGACATGCTACTGTCACCTTCCAGACAGATGGAGACACCTGGAgggaacagaaagaaaaaaaagctgctcTCATGGTGGGGATCCTCATCGGGGTCTTTGTTCTCTGTTGGATCCCCTTCTTTATCACAGAACTCATTAACCCCCTGTGCTCCTGTGATATCCCTCCACTCTGGAAAAGTATTTTCCTATGGCTCGGATACTCAAACTCTTTCTTCAACCCTCTGATTTATACCGCCTTTAACAAAAACTACAACAATGCTTTCAAAAACCTGTTTTCAAGGCAGCGGTGATCTCTTCAAGGAAATACTTTTAATCAGGAGATGTCATCAGTTGGCTGTCATGTCAATGCCCAGGGATATCAGTCATACAACCACTGTGTGTTACTCTAGACCCAGCTAAACTGATTTACAGTATGTATTCTGTGTTAATGGACACGACTGTTGTATGGCTTCTCTCTTCTCATGGGTAACAAACCAGTAGCTTTGGGGATGTAGTAGGTTGGACAGAAAGTTCTTATGTTCTGCCCAGTGCCCACCAGTCATAAACCCAGACTCCCTTTGTGTCTAAAACCACACTTGTTTTGTGTCAGGGAAGTGGGTTGG encodes:
- the HTR5A gene encoding 5-hydroxytryptamine receptor 5A, which produces MGSHSLATLYPPCECYPFAPEIRMEWNITVTANGSTGADHFAKHRFSVFSVLILTLLAMLVIATFLWNVLVLVTILRVRTFHRVPHNLVASMAISDVMVAALVMPLSLVHELNDRRWRLGRILCHIWISFDVLCCTASIWNVTAIALDRYWSITRHLEYTLKTRKRISNIMILLTWLLSAVISLSPLFGWGETYSEVNEECQVSQDPFYTIFSTFGAFYLPLCVVLFVYWKIYKAAKFRIGSKKSNTITPMPEVIEVKEASHQPQMVFTVRHATVTFQTDGDTWREQKEKKAALMVGILIGVFVLCWIPFFITELINPLCSCDIPPLWKSIFLWLGYSNSFFNPLIYTAFNKNYNNAFKNLFSRQR